A single genomic interval of Epinephelus fuscoguttatus linkage group LG22, E.fuscoguttatus.final_Chr_v1 harbors:
- the LOC125882908 gene encoding transcription termination factor 2, mitochondrial-like, whose product MLRVTTASMCTYCQRMRLLLPPSASASTMTSPNKRPENQLTVDSLYRLSVDIRKVRKLKGWVLSESSAYVSETADLLRDLGADTTVIARILETHPEAVLCRPEDVAAQRDLWVSVCPNKRELMSIIEKFPASFFTLTHHNNQQANILYLQSLRLSNRIIGKLMASAPQSFSRPVELNKEVIHTLRETYLDLGGHEGNLRVWLQKLLSQNPFILLRPAEAWRDSLGFLRERGFTTEELLSLVSSLRASIAELQPEAMEQALAYIEGALACSKDELKQIVIRCPAILYYSVPTLTGRFQGLMDVGVCMEQVKESPNVLELTTQIVLYRTQKLASYGYDVRSGSLDVIVGTKKDFEMTYGKLQLRQQRPLFNPVAPLRSVEE is encoded by the coding sequence ATGCTTCGCGTCACAACCGCCTCCATGTGCACCTACTGCCAGAGGATGAggctcctccttcctccctctgcctccgCCTCCACAATGACGTCTCCCAACAAAAGACCGGAGAACCAGCTCACAGTGGACTCCCTCTATCGGCTGTCGGTGGACATCCGAAAGGTGCGCAAGTTGAAGGGCTGGGTTCTGTCTGAGAGCTCGGCCTATGTGTCTGAGACTGCTGACCTGCTGAGGGACTTGGGCGCAGACACAACAGTGATCGCACGCATCCTGGAGACTCACCCTGAAGCTGTCCTGTGTCGGCCAGAGGACGTGGCTGCCCAGCGAGACTTGTGGGTGTCCGTGTGCCCCAACAAGCGGGAACTGATGAGCATCATTGAGAAGTTCCCGGCTTCTTTCTTCACGTTAACTCACCACAACAACCAGCAGGCGAACATCCTCTACCTCCAGAGTCTCCGCCTCAGCAACAGGATCATTGGCAAGTTGATGGCCAGCGCCCCGCAGAGCTTCAGTCGACCCGTGGAGCTGAACAAAGAGGTCATCCACACTCTGAGGGAGACCTACCTGGACCTGGGAGGACATGAGGGCAACCTGCGCGTCTGGCTGCAGAAGCTCCTCAGCCAGAACCCGTTCATCCTGCTGCGGCCCGCCGAAGCCTGGAGGGACAGTCTGGGCTTTCTGAGGGAGCGGGGCTTCACCACAGAAGAGCTCCTCAGCCTGGTCTCGAGCCTCCGAGCCTCCATCGCAGAGCTGCAGCCAGAGGCCATGGAGCAGGCGCTGGCATACATAGAGGGGGCTCTCGCCTGCTCCAAGGACGAACTCAAGCAAATAGTGATCCGCTGCCCGGCCATTTTGTACTACTCCGTGCCCACCCTGACGGGGCGCTTCCAAGGACTGATGGATGTCGGAGTGTGCATGGAGCAGGTGAAGGAGTCCCCAAACGTCCTGGAGCTCACCACGCAAATCGTGCTTTATCGCACCCAGAAGCTGGCCTCCTACGGGTACGACGTGCGCTCTGGCAGCCTGGACGTTATTGTGGGAACTAAGAAGGACTTTGAGATGACTTACGGCAAGCTGCAGCTCAGGCAGCAGCGGCCGCTCTTTAACCCTGTCGCTCCACTCAGATCTGTTGAGGAGTGA
- the tnnt2c gene encoding troponin T2c, cardiac — MSDTEEIVEEYVEEEFEEEEQEDEADKKDKHAEENEQEEDSKWRPKSTYVPNIAPPKLPDGEKVDFDDLHRKRLEKDFNDLQTLIESHFSTRQKEEEELVALRNRIERRRADRAEQQRVRTEQERERQARLAEERARREEEAAKLRADEEAKKKKIFTNKSFGGYLQKVDQKKGKKLTAREEKKKALMERRKPLNIDHLNQEKLAEKAQDLWQWLHQLHAEKFELAEKLKRQKYDIHVLRNRVSDHQRGSKASKTPRGAKGKTGSWK, encoded by the coding sequence ATGTCAGACACTGAGGAAATTGTGGAGGAGTacgtggaggaggaatttgaagaagaggagcaggaggatgaAGCAGATAAAAAAGACAAGCATGCAGAGGAGAATGAGCAGGAGGAGGACTCCAAATGGCGGCCTAAGTCAACTTATGTGCCAAATATTGCTCCTCCAAAACTCCCTGATGGTGAAAAGGTGGATTTTGATGATCTGCACCGCAAGAGGTTAGAAAAGGATTTCAACGACCTCCAGACCCTGATCGAGTCGCACTTCTCCACCCGccagaaagaagaggaagagctgGTTGCACTGCGTAACCGTATAGAACGCCGTCGGGCCGACAGAGCAGAACAACAGCGTGTCCGCACGGAGCAGGAGCGCGAACGCCAAGCACGTCTGGCTGAGGAGAGGGCGAGGCGCGAGGAAGAGGCAGCCAAACTGCGTGCTGATGAAGaggcgaagaagaagaagatattcACCAACAAATCCTTTGGGGGCTACCTGCAGAAGGTGGACCAGAAGAAGGGCAAGAAGCTGACGGCAcgggaggagaagaagaaggccCTGATGGAGCGCCGGAAGCCGCTCAACATCGACCACCTGAACCAGGAGAAGCTGGCGGAGAAGGCGCAGGACCTGTGGCAGTGGCTCCACCAGCTGCACGCCGAGAAGTTTGAGCTGGCTGAGAAGCTCAAGAGGCAGAAGTACGACATCCACGTGCTCAGGAACAGAGTCAGCGACCACCAGAGGGGCTCCAAAGCATCCAAGACCCCCCGCGGCGCCAAGGGCAAGACTGGCTCCTGGAAGTAG